The following coding sequences lie in one Acropora palmata chromosome 3, jaAcrPala1.3, whole genome shotgun sequence genomic window:
- the LOC141875634 gene encoding SUMO-activating enzyme subunit 2-like — protein MADASIYRNALGTNLSQCVENSKVLVVGAGGIGCELLKNLVLTGFKDIEVIDLDTIDVSNLNRQFLFQKKHVGKSKAQVSRESALRFNPDAKIIARHDNVMSSEYSMDYFKKFNVVMNALDNRASRNHVNRMCLAADVPLVESGTAGYLGQATVIKRGVTECYECQPKPSQKTFPGCTIRNTPSEPIHCIVWAKHLFNQLFGEADADEEVSPDTEDPEAVGTAGEKAAQNEEKEGVVGGIERASTRTWAEEIQYDPVRLFNKLFNEDIKYLLSMDKLWRKRKPPVPLTWHNVLSECNREVEETDNGLEDQRIWSPQECTKIFRQSVNTLKQQLISTGEDLVWDKDDPASMDFVTSAANIRAHIFSIPLRSRFDVKAMAGNIIPAIATTNAIISGVIVMQALNILNGKLAKCKTIYLNRQPNPRKRLLVPCMLDPPNPKCYVCAIKPEVTVFLNTTTLTVKTLEEKVLKERFGMVAPDVEIEDGKGSILISSEEGETEENLPKTLSEFHVGNSARLKADDFLQNYQLVLNIRHRDSLENDAEFEVEGDVPVPRPSSPQPGPSTQGVEADGKVKAGEDEDVMVVDEPAPSRKRKAEETRPEEEMKETPNSSKAKRAKISNAAEQIEDDVIVL, from the exons ATGGCGGACGCGTCTATTTATCGCAATGCTTTAGGAACCAATTTGTCCCAATGTGTGGAAAATTCCAAGGTTTTAGTCGTTGGCGCAGGCGGCATTGGCTGTGAGCTCCTAAAGAATCTGGTTTTAACGGGTTTTAAAGACATAGAAGTG ATTGATCTGGATACCATTGATGTTAGTAACTTGAATCGTCAATTCTTGTTTCAAAAGAAGCATGTTGGAAAATCTAAAGCTCAG GTTTCTCGTGAGAGTGCGCTACGATTTAATCCAGATGCAAAAATAATTGCTCGTCATGACAATGTTATGAG CTCAGAATACAGTATGgattattttaaaaagtttaatGTGGTGATGAATGCACTGGACAACAGAG CTTCAAGAAACCACGTCAACAGAATGTGTCTAGCAGCGGATGTGCCTCTTGTAGAAAGTGGAACAGCTGGATATCTTGGACAGGCCACTGTTATAAAAAGG gGTGTTACTGAGTGTTATGAGTGCCAACCTAAACCATCGCAGAAAACATTTCCAGGATGTACAATCAGAAATACTCCTTCAGAACCCATACACTGTATTGTATGGGCAAAACATCTATTTAA TCAACTTTTTGGCGAAGCTGATGCTGACGAAGAAGTGTCTCCTGACACAGAGGACCCAGAGGCAGTAGGAACAGCAGGTGAAAAGGCTgcacaaaatgaagaaaaagaaggagtAGTAGGAGGAATAGAAAGAGCATCCACAAGAACATGGGCAGAAGAAATTCAATATGACCCTGTTAGGCTGTTTAACAAA TTATTCAATGAAGATATCAAGTATCTTTTGTCCATGGACAAGTTATGGAGAAAAAGGAAACCACCAGTGCCACTAACCTGGCACAATGTCCTTTCTG AATGTAACAGGGAAGTGGAAGAAACAGACAATGGCTTAGAAGATCAAAGGATTTGGAGTCCACAGGAATGTACCAAGATCTTTAGGCAAAG TGTGAATACCTTAAAGCAACAACTAATTTCGACAGGAGAAGACCTCGTTTGGGATAAG GATGATCCTGCATCAATGGATTTTGTAACAAGTGCAGCAAACATCAGGGCGCACATTTTCAGTATTCCTCTCAGAAGTCGCTTTGATGTTAAAG CCATGGCTGGGAATATAATTCCTGCCATTGCCACAACAAATGCTATTATCTCTGGGGTGATTGTTATGCAGGCCTTGAACATTTTGAATGGAAAACTGGCCAAGTGTAAAACA ATTTACCTGAACCGTCAGCCCAATCCAAGAAAGAGGTTACTAGTTCCTTGTATGCTGGATCCACCAAATCCTAAGTGTTACGTCTGTGCTATAAAACCTGAG GTGACCGTTTTCTTAAACACGACAACTCTCACGGTGAAAACCTTGGAAGAAAAA GTGCTGAAGGAACGGTTTGGTATGGTGGCTCCTGATGTGGAAATTGAAGATGGCAAAG GGAGTATACTGATATCAAGTGAAGAAGGGGAAACTGAAG AAAATTTACCGAAAACTCTAAGTGAATTTCACGTTGGCAACAGTGCGAGATTAAAAGCTGatgattttcttcaaaactaCCAGCTTGTCCTCAACATTAGACACAG AGATAGTTTAGAAAATGATGCCGAGTTTGAGGTGGAAGGAGATGTTCCCGTACCCAGACCTTCGAGCCCTCAACCCGGCCCGTCCACACAAGGAGTTGAGGCTGACGGGAAGGTGAAGGCTG GTGAAGATGAGGACGTCATGGTGGTAGATGAGCCTGCTCCATCCCGGAAGAGAAAAGCTGAGGAAACTCGACCGGAAGAGGAAATGAAAGAGACACCAAACTCGAGCAAAGCAAAAAGAGCGAAAATTTCGAACGCTGCGGAACAGATTGAAGATGACGTCATCGTGTTGTGA
- the LOC141875639 gene encoding centromere protein N-like produces the protein MADDSRRRRHDLCKLFNKFKRKELHQGLIERGILHKDHPDTEGTKKSFVNRILNSCFHGEVTSEQLALIDLLYHQTYPNCKKWTVYKLADFDPDKELTISDPWKFQSQLKSFLRCYFKVDVFVHLWKNGLWTWLHFCEGSSGSLLSNTVYIIYYPSSQYIFMSSIKVAYKQYVLQTLSSLLHCCTIEEVRLSGRDVFSLKELLLNKGSQGAFSKYKLNQIDVNPLSRKRKREKDTNTEPPSQKINSENKEDELRRHQFIDNAFGPNPQPVLERVEFKMRTRLRSGSQDFPRLTNPISCCVKFEGPSVIEGIKNLGVQSYVDVPLPTYLSTLHSQSRNTFLLTERKAADPAEGSTQQC, from the exons atggcagacGATTCAAGAAGACGTCGTCATGACTTGTGTAAATTATTCAACAAATTTAAGAGAAAAGAGCTGCATCAAGGACTCATTGAGCGCGGTATTTTGCACAAGGATCATCCTGACACAGAAGGAACGAAGAAATCATTTGTCAATCGAATTCTAAATAGCTGTTTTCATGGCGAAGTCACCTCTGAGCAACTGGCACTTATTGATTTACTAT ATCATCAGACATATCCAAATTGCAAGAAATGGACTGTCTATAAACTAGCAGACTTTG ATCCTGATAAAGAGCTGACTATATCAGACCCTTGGAAATTCCAGTCCCAGTTGAAATCATTCTTGAGATGTTACTTCAAAGTG GACGTCTTTGTGCACCTGTGGAAGAACGGTCTTTGGACATGGCTCCACTTCTGTGAGGGGTCATCTGGCAGCTTGCTCAGCAACACTGTATACATCATCTACTATCCAAGTTCCCAGTACATTTTCATGTCTTCAATCAAAGTTGCTTACAAACAATATGTCCTGCAG ACTCTGTCCTCATTGCTACACTGCTGCACTATTGAAGAAGTCAGATTATCAGGGAGGGATGTGTTTTCTCTAAAAGAGCTACTTCTCAATAAAGGTAGCCAG GGAGCCTTTAGCAAGTACAAACTAAACCAGATAGATGTGAACCCTCTCAGCAGAAAGAGGAAGAGAGAAAAAG ACACAAACACAGAACCTCCAAGTCAGAAAATAAATAGTGAGAATAAAGAAGATGAACTTAGAAGACACCAATTCATTGACAATGCATTTGGGCCAAACCCACAGCCTGTTCTTGAAAGAGTGGAATTTAAG ATGCGAACAAGACTGCGAAGTGGAAGTCAGGACTTTCCACGACTAACCAACCCAATCTCCTGCTGTGTAAAGTTTGAAGGACCAAGTGTCATTGAAGGAATTAAAAATCTTGGAGTGCAAAGCTACGTTGATGTACCGCTGCCAACCTATCTGTCTACTCTTCATTCCCAGTCAAGaaacacttttttgttgacaGAAAGGAAAGCTGCTGATCCTGCAGAAGGCAGTACTCAGCAATGTTAG